The Kitasatospora paranensis genome has a window encoding:
- a CDS encoding VOC family protein: MHRAGGTVHRCTPDERGRPAALCTDPTGAVFAVRQTGAPFRLPWTELHTPDTAAARTFYRTVFDWQQHDLRAERGGCTVLRPVGGGPEDGHGAIVQLPAHQAADGIRPHWLPYFAVLDADAAAERAVRLGGSVRMTGRPVPGLGRLARLTDPYGAAFAVIAADRPGGARPPGCSGPVGRP; encoded by the coding sequence GTGCACCGCGCCGGCGGCACCGTGCACCGCTGCACGCCGGACGAGCGCGGCCGGCCCGCCGCCCTCTGCACCGATCCCACCGGCGCCGTGTTCGCCGTCCGGCAGACCGGGGCCCCGTTCCGCCTGCCGTGGACGGAGCTGCACACGCCCGACACGGCCGCCGCCCGCACCTTCTACCGCACGGTCTTCGACTGGCAGCAGCACGACCTGCGTGCCGAACGCGGCGGGTGCACCGTGCTGCGCCCGGTCGGCGGCGGGCCGGAGGACGGCCACGGCGCCATCGTCCAACTCCCCGCCCACCAGGCCGCCGACGGGATCCGCCCGCACTGGCTGCCCTACTTCGCGGTGCTCGATGCCGACGCCGCCGCGGAGCGGGCCGTCCGGCTCGGCGGATCCGTCCGCATGACCGGCCGCCCCGTCCCCGGCCTGGGCCGGCTCGCCCGGCTCACCGACCCGTACGGGGCCGCCTTCGCCGTGATCGCCGCCGACCGGCCGGGAGGTGCGCGTCCGCCCGGGTGCTCCGGGCCGGTCGGGCGGCCCTGA
- a CDS encoding transposase, producing the protein MLHVDAETVLRPKLRDALAGLRDEPLPATVEGLLSTLGGTAQKVMGTLHRRRRGVEFRRYLSELDKTLPEVGEVHLICDNHFTHKSPTVINWLRSHPRFVMHFAPTEQAWLAHVERWFAYQAAREAFHGDRSSAAQLRQGVVAWLDADGLVADPLDPDGEPVQVAHTWIKPGR; encoded by the coding sequence GTGCTGCATGTGGACGCCGAGACCGTCCTGCGGCCCAAGCTCCGCGACGCGCTCGCCGGCCTCCGCGACGAGCCGCTGCCGGCCACCGTGGAGGGCCTGCTGTCCACCCTCGGCGGCACGGCTCAGAAGGTCATGGGCACCCTGCACCGCCGTCGGCGCGGCGTGGAGTTCCGACGCTACCTCTCGGAGCTCGACAAGACCCTGCCGGAGGTCGGCGAGGTCCATCTGATCTGCGACAACCACTTCACCCACAAGTCGCCGACGGTCATCAACTGGCTCCGGTCGCACCCGCGGTTCGTGATGCACTTCGCGCCGACCGAGCAGGCGTGGCTGGCCCACGTGGAGCGCTGGTTCGCCTACCAGGCGGCCCGCGAGGCGTTCCACGGCGACCGGTCGTCCGCCGCGCAGCTCCGTCAGGGCGTCGTGGCCTGGCTGGACGCCGACGGGCTGGTGGCCGACCCGCTGGACCCGGACGGCGAGCCCGTGCAGGTGGCACACACCTGGATCAAGCCCGGACGCTGA
- a CDS encoding PaaI family thioesterase, which translates to MPPRAEQAPAPGTRLGSHYDQCFGCGPQHPQGLRLDAVAGEGLTVDAEFTVEAHHQGGPGLAHGGILTAAMDEALGTLNWLLHTPAVTGRLETDFVRPVPVDTVLHIRARVTGMHGRKIYSAAEGRIGGPDGPLAIRAQALFIQVKLEHFTTHGRPEDIKKAMDDRDLFERARAFEVNP; encoded by the coding sequence ATGCCGCCCCGCGCCGAGCAGGCGCCCGCTCCGGGGACGAGGCTCGGCTCGCACTACGACCAGTGCTTCGGCTGCGGCCCCCAGCACCCGCAGGGGCTGCGCCTCGACGCGGTCGCCGGCGAGGGCCTCACGGTGGACGCCGAGTTCACCGTCGAGGCGCACCATCAGGGCGGGCCCGGGCTGGCCCACGGCGGCATCCTCACCGCCGCCATGGACGAGGCCCTCGGGACGCTGAACTGGCTGCTGCACACTCCCGCGGTGACCGGCCGGCTGGAGACGGACTTCGTGCGCCCGGTGCCGGTCGACACCGTCCTGCACATCCGCGCACGGGTGACCGGCATGCACGGCCGCAAGATCTACAGCGCGGCCGAGGGCCGCATCGGCGGGCCGGACGGTCCGCTCGCCATCCGGGCGCAGGCGCTGTTCATCCAGGTGAAGCTGGAACACTTCACCACGCACGGTCGTCCGGAGGACATCAAGAAGGCGATGGACGACCGCGACCTTTTCGAGCGAGCGCGAGCTTTCGAGGTGAATCCGTGA
- a CDS encoding DUF3093 domain-containing protein, with amino-acid sequence MYDERLTVPRSWWLLTPVCGVALALVMLRFSAIGALIALVVGIAAAAAALSSYGSVRIRVVQDSLVAGQARIPLDALGGAEVLNPKEAVAWRSVKADPRAFMLLRSYVPTALRVEVTDPADPTPYLYLSTRSPQKLADALQGARRAAQR; translated from the coding sequence ATGTACGACGAACGCCTCACCGTCCCGCGGTCCTGGTGGCTGCTCACGCCCGTCTGCGGGGTCGCCCTCGCCCTCGTCATGCTGCGGTTCAGCGCGATCGGCGCGCTGATCGCGCTGGTGGTGGGGATCGCCGCCGCCGCCGCGGCGCTGAGCAGCTACGGCTCGGTGCGGATCAGGGTGGTGCAGGACTCGCTGGTGGCGGGCCAGGCCCGGATCCCGCTGGACGCCCTCGGCGGCGCCGAGGTGCTGAACCCGAAGGAGGCGGTCGCCTGGCGCTCGGTGAAGGCCGACCCCCGGGCGTTCATGCTGCTGCGCAGCTACGTCCCGACGGCGCTGCGGGTCGAGGTGACCGACCCGGCCGACCCCACGCCGTACCTCTACCTGTCGACCCGGTCGCCGCAGAAGCTCGCGGACGCCCTCCAGGGCGCCCGCCGCGCCGCGCAGCGCTAG
- the dut gene encoding dUTP diphosphatase: MSSTSRPPVDILIRRIDPELPLPAYEHPGDAGADLRTTVDAELGPGERAVLPTGIAIALPDGYAAFVHPRSGLAARCGVALVNAPGTVDAGYRGEIKVIVVNLDPREGVSFRRGDRIAQLVIQQVEKAAFHEVAELPGSARAEGGFGSTGGHAAV; encoded by the coding sequence GTGAGCAGTACGTCCCGTCCGCCGGTGGACATCCTGATCAGGCGCATCGACCCGGAGCTGCCGCTCCCGGCCTACGAGCACCCCGGCGACGCCGGGGCGGACCTGAGGACGACCGTCGACGCCGAGCTCGGCCCCGGCGAACGGGCGGTGCTGCCGACCGGGATCGCCATTGCGCTGCCGGACGGTTACGCGGCGTTCGTGCACCCGCGGTCCGGCCTGGCAGCTCGTTGCGGAGTTGCCCTTGTGAACGCCCCGGGGACGGTCGATGCCGGGTACCGTGGTGAGATCAAGGTGATCGTCGTCAACCTGGACCCGCGCGAGGGTGTCAGCTTCCGTCGAGGGGACCGCATCGCCCAGCTGGTGATCCAGCAGGTGGAGAAGGCGGCCTTCCACGAGGTGGCCGAACTGCCCGGGTCGGCACGGGCCGAAGGTGGGTTCGGGTCGACCGGCGGCCACGCCGCGGTCTAG
- a CDS encoding response regulator transcription factor, which yields MRVLVVEDEQLLAEAVATGLRREAMAVDVVYDGEAALQRIAINDYDVVVLDRDLPLVHGDDVCRKVVEQGLATRVIMLTASGDISDRVEGLEIGADDYLPKPFAFSELVARVRALGRRATVPLPPVLERAGISLDPGRREVLRDGKTVQLAPKEFAVLEVLMRAGGAVVSAEQLLEKAWDEHTDPFTNVVRVTVMTLRRKLGDPAVIITVPGSGYRI from the coding sequence GTGCGGGTACTCGTCGTCGAGGACGAGCAGCTGCTCGCCGAGGCCGTGGCCACCGGGCTGCGCCGCGAGGCCATGGCCGTCGACGTCGTCTACGACGGGGAGGCCGCGCTCCAGCGCATCGCGATCAACGACTACGACGTGGTCGTCCTCGACCGGGACCTTCCGCTCGTGCACGGCGACGACGTCTGCCGCAAGGTCGTGGAGCAGGGCCTGGCCACCCGGGTGATCATGCTGACCGCCTCCGGCGACATCAGCGACCGGGTCGAGGGCCTGGAGATCGGCGCCGACGACTACCTGCCGAAGCCGTTCGCCTTCAGCGAACTCGTCGCCCGGGTGCGGGCGCTGGGCCGCCGGGCGACCGTCCCGCTGCCGCCGGTGCTGGAGCGCGCCGGCATCAGCCTCGACCCGGGCCGCCGCGAGGTGCTCCGCGACGGCAAGACCGTCCAGCTGGCGCCCAAGGAGTTCGCCGTCCTGGAGGTGCTGATGCGGGCCGGAGGCGCCGTGGTCTCCGCCGAGCAGCTCCTGGAGAAGGCCTGGGACGAGCACACCGACCCGTTCACCAACGTCGTCCGGGTCACCGTGATGACGCTCCGCCGCAAGCTCGGCGACCCCGCCGTGATCATCACGGTGCCGGGCTCGGGCTACCGCATCTGA
- a CDS encoding DUF4193 domain-containing protein: protein MATDYDTPRKTDDDLNEDSIEELKARRNEKTTGSVDIDEFDAAEGLELPGADLSNEELSVRVLPRQADEFTCMSCFLVHHRSQLYSEKNGQPICRDCGA from the coding sequence ATGGCAACGGACTACGACACCCCACGCAAGACCGATGACGACCTCAACGAGGACAGCATCGAGGAACTGAAGGCCCGCCGGAACGAGAAGACGACCGGCTCGGTCGACATCGACGAGTTCGACGCGGCCGAGGGTCTGGAGCTGCCCGGCGCAGACCTGTCCAACGAGGAGCTGTCGGTCAGGGTGCTGCCGCGCCAGGCCGACGAGTTCACCTGCATGAGCTGCTTCCTGGTGCACCACCGCAGCCAGCTTTACAGCGAGAAGAACGGGCAGCCGATCTGCCGGGACTGCGGCGCCTGA
- a CDS encoding acyl-ACP desaturase, translated as MTIAPVQRTSSTAWTDARLIMALEEVVETELNRHLKVAKEWMPHEYVPWSQGRDFDGVLGGEAWSLDQSNVTPLARVALVVNLLTEDNLPSYHHEIATMFGREGAWGTWVHRWTAEEGRHGIAIRDYLLATRAVDPVELERARMMHMGEGFTSDNAHSMLHSVAYVAFQELATRISHRNTGHHSGDPLCDQLLAKIANDENLHMVFYRNLLRAALEIAPDEAMSAIAEVVTNFRMPGHGIPGFERSAVQIAIGGVYNLRIHHDDVLQPVLRKLKVMEITGLGPVGQQAQQELGAFLDGLDAQATKFDERQAALLARRAANAARK; from the coding sequence GTGACCATCGCACCCGTGCAGCGCACCTCCTCGACCGCCTGGACCGACGCCCGGCTCATCATGGCCCTGGAGGAGGTCGTGGAGACCGAGCTGAACCGCCACCTCAAGGTCGCCAAGGAGTGGATGCCGCACGAGTACGTGCCGTGGAGCCAGGGGCGGGACTTCGACGGTGTGCTCGGCGGCGAGGCGTGGTCGCTGGACCAGTCCAATGTGACGCCGTTGGCCCGGGTCGCGCTGGTCGTCAACCTGCTGACCGAGGACAACCTCCCCAGCTACCACCACGAGATCGCGACCATGTTCGGCCGCGAGGGGGCGTGGGGCACCTGGGTGCACCGCTGGACGGCCGAGGAGGGCCGGCACGGCATAGCCATCCGCGACTACCTGCTCGCCACCCGGGCGGTGGACCCGGTGGAGCTGGAGCGGGCCCGGATGATGCACATGGGCGAGGGCTTCACGTCCGACAACGCGCACAGCATGCTGCACTCGGTCGCGTACGTGGCCTTCCAGGAGCTCGCCACCCGCATCTCGCACCGCAACACCGGCCACCACTCCGGCGACCCGCTCTGCGACCAGCTGCTGGCGAAGATCGCCAATGACGAGAACCTGCACATGGTCTTCTACCGGAACCTCCTGCGCGCGGCGCTGGAGATCGCCCCGGACGAGGCCATGAGCGCGATCGCCGAGGTCGTCACCAACTTCCGGATGCCCGGCCACGGCATCCCCGGCTTCGAGCGCTCCGCCGTCCAGATCGCCATCGGCGGGGTCTACAACCTGCGGATCCACCACGACGACGTCCTGCAGCCCGTGCTGCGGAAGCTGAAGGTCATGGAGATCACCGGGCTCGGGCCGGTCGGCCAGCAGGCCCAGCAGGAGCTCGGGGCGTTCCTGGACGGCCTCGACGCGCAGGCCACGAAGTTCGACGAGCGGCAGGCCGCCCTGCTGGCCCGACGCGCCGCCAACGCCGCCCGCAAGTGA
- a CDS encoding sensor histidine kinase gives MFLMAGVVLLLLTYYFVRQSMQSAQLPPLHLGPGVTITTSDGSVITSQAGLDQWLNHFQARQDDEALNTLLRKALTALVCLAVIAFAVGYAMAGRVLRPLGRITRTAREVASSDLHRRIQLDGPDDELKELADTFDEMLDRLDRSFDSQRRFVANASHELRTPLAINRTLLEVQLADPEASADLQQLGRTLLATNERSEQLVEGLLLLARSDNEITERRAVEFSEVALRALEQVRPEAVTREVSLRPELHPVTVFGNGVLLERIALNLLQNAVRYNTPDGWVEISTSPAPGGAGELVVSNTGPVVPGYELEHIFEPFRRVKGADRTRSDKGVGLGLSIVRSVVRAHGGSIEAVPRPGGGLTIKVRIPGA, from the coding sequence ATGTTCCTGATGGCGGGCGTGGTCCTGCTGCTGCTCACGTACTACTTCGTGCGCCAGTCCATGCAGAGCGCCCAGCTGCCCCCGCTGCACCTGGGCCCCGGCGTCACCATCACCACCTCGGACGGCTCGGTGATCACCAGCCAGGCCGGCCTCGACCAGTGGCTCAACCACTTCCAGGCCCGGCAGGACGACGAGGCGCTCAACACCCTGCTCCGCAAGGCGCTCACCGCACTGGTCTGCCTCGCCGTGATCGCCTTCGCGGTCGGCTACGCCATGGCGGGCCGGGTGCTGCGCCCGCTGGGGCGGATCACCCGCACCGCGCGCGAGGTGGCGAGCTCGGACCTGCACCGGCGGATCCAGCTGGACGGGCCGGACGACGAGCTGAAGGAGCTCGCGGACACCTTCGACGAGATGCTGGACCGGCTGGACCGCTCCTTCGACTCGCAGCGCCGGTTCGTGGCGAACGCGTCGCACGAGCTGCGCACGCCGCTGGCCATCAACCGCACCCTGCTGGAGGTGCAGCTGGCCGACCCGGAGGCCTCGGCGGACCTCCAGCAGCTGGGGCGGACGCTGCTGGCGACCAACGAGCGCAGCGAGCAGCTGGTCGAGGGCCTGCTGCTGCTGGCGCGCAGTGACAACGAGATCACCGAGCGGCGCGCGGTGGAGTTCTCCGAGGTGGCGCTGCGGGCCCTGGAGCAGGTCCGGCCCGAGGCGGTGACCCGCGAGGTGTCGCTGCGCCCGGAGCTGCATCCGGTGACGGTGTTCGGCAACGGTGTGCTGCTGGAGCGGATCGCGCTGAACCTGCTGCAGAACGCGGTGCGGTACAACACGCCCGACGGCTGGGTGGAGATCTCGACCTCGCCGGCCCCGGGCGGGGCGGGCGAGCTGGTGGTGTCGAACACCGGCCCGGTGGTGCCCGGGTACGAGCTGGAGCACATCTTCGAGCCCTTCCGGCGGGTCAAGGGCGCGGACCGCACACGCAGCGACAAGGGCGTAGGGCTGGGGCTGTCGATCGTCCGGTCGGTGGTGCGGGCGCACGGGGGCAGCATCGAGGCCGTTCCGCGCCCCGGTGGCGGCCTGACCATCAAGGTCCGCATCCCGGGCGCCTGA